The Xenopus tropicalis strain Nigerian chromosome 2, UCB_Xtro_10.0, whole genome shotgun sequence genome window below encodes:
- the xkr8 gene encoding XK-related protein 8 isoform X1, which yields MPACCPPRYRLLDLVFALGGTLTFLLDLGSDVWGALAYYRAGDVAWAALLIGFYGMASLVLQLHSWGWFWTDRRSGNIWELPRDPPHRAGSGSASTYTERGPGELNARESASCGYGAPVTELDSRWAGNGHTGHEMAGNTECPGDNCTGGPCPSSESSAPVAAHIPAEPTIPGKANASCLQATAGNGDVCAGHETRYPGNSMCPPAPDECATSCNAIDIAALPGKGEEKPPGDAHTLTEQLLQHFYTSRHLFSPPCLALLHLLQLGYPLRCIHSLEVGIAAYRSSENNPTYDRYQEYAYFLTHDISMMRLMETFLENTPQLILLLYIVLHRGTIYTFQYFSISISFISISWAILDYHQSLRLFLKDKQSMNILSSIIYFLWNLLLIFSRIVCITLFISVFHLWVALHFLLLWIAFFLWATWQSTDFMRNRILEHFFRATVAVILYFSWFNIADGRTIYRCIVYYCFITADSVILFMSWKIFKFPSILDEYETYLLYVLAVFFPVGILFRVLYYLYLHPNLQKKKKKKEMYDEPDGLMSDANGYRLLKREPVMLKNPRIIQLSMQLM from the exons ATGCCGGCGTGTTGCCCGCCGAGGTACCGGCTACTGGACTTGGTGTTCGCGCTGGGAGGGACACTGACCTTTTTGCTGGACCTGGGCTCTGATGTATGGGGGGCGCTGGCGTACTACAGGGCCGGGGATGTGGCCTGGGCCGCTCTGTTAATCGGCTTCTATGGGATGGCCTCGCTTGTCCTGCAGCTCCATAGCTGGGGTTGGTTCTGGACCGACAGACGTAGCGGGAACATTTGGGAGCTGCCCCGGGACCCCCCGCACAGGGCGGGAAGTGGATCTGCCAGTACTTATACTGAGAGGGGTCCTGGGGAGCTGAACGCACGGGAAAGCGCTAGTTGTGGGTATGGTGCCCCTGTCACGGAGCTGGACTCTCGGTGGGCGGGAAATGGGCACACTGGGCATGAGATGGCAGGCAACACGGAGTGCCCCGGGGATAACTGTACGGGCGGGCCTTGTCCCAGTAGTGAAAGTTCAGCCCCGGTGGCTGCTCACATACCAGCCGAGCCCACTATTCCCGGTAAGGCCAACGCTTCTTGCTTACAGGCTACGGCTGGTAATGGGGATGTGTGTGCTGGGCACGAAACCAGGTACCCCGGGAATAGCATGTGCCCCCCGGCTCCAGATGAGTGCGCAACAAGTTGCAATGCTATAGATATAGCGGCACTTCCTGGCAAGGGAGAGGAGAAGCCCCCAGGGGATGCCCATACACTGACTGAGCAACTTCTCCAGCACTTCTACACGTCTCGCCACCTCTTCAGCCCTCCATGCCTTGCCCTCCTGCACCTGCTCCAGCTGGGATACCCCCTCAG GTGCATCCATTCATTGGAGGTGGGAATAGCTGCATACAGAAGCAGTGAGAACAATCCAACTTATGACAGGTACCAGGAATATGCCTACTTCCTTACTCATGATATCAGCATGATGAGGCTTATGGAGACCTTTCTGGAGAACACTCCTCAATTAATTCTGCTGCTGTATATTGTCTTACACAGAGGCACAATATACACTTTCCAGT ATTTTAGCATTTCCATCTCCTTTATCTCCATAAGCTGGGCCATTCTGGACTACCACCAGTCATTAAGACTCTTCTTAAAAGATAAGCAGAGTATGAACATCCTGTCATCAATCATCTACTTCCTGTGGAACTTGCTTCTCATCTTCTCCCGGATAGTTTGCATCACTTTGTTTATATCAGTCTTTCACCTGTGGGTTGCTTTGCACTTTTTGCTCCTGTGGATTGCTTTCTTTTTGTGGGCGACCTGGCAAAGCACAGACTTTATGAGGAACAGGATCTTAGAACATTTCTTCAGGGCTACAGTAGCTGTGATATTGTACTTCTCCTGGTTCAATATTGCTGATGGGAGAACTATATATCGATGCATTGTCTACTATTGCTTTATAACCGCAGACTCTGTGATTTTGTTCATGTCTTGGAAGATTTTTAAGTTTCCGTCTATTTTAGATGAATATGAAACATATCTTCTGTATGTGCTGGCAGTTTTTTTCCCTGTAGGTATCCTGTTCAGAGTCCTGTATTATCTGTACCTCCACCCTAACttacagaagaagaagaagaagaaagagatgTATGATGAGCCAGATGGATTAATGAGTGATGCAAATGGCTACCGACTTCTGAAGAGGGAACCTGTAATGCTTAAGAATCCCAGAATTATCCAGTTATCTATGCAGCTAATGTGA
- the xkr8 gene encoding XK-related protein 8 has protein sequence MPACCPPRYRLLDLVFALGGTLTFLLDLGSDVWGALAYYRAGDVAWAALLIGFYGMASLVLQLHSWGWFWTDRRSGNIWELPRDPPHRAGSGSASTYTERGPGELNARESASCGCIHSLEVGIAAYRSSENNPTYDRYQEYAYFLTHDISMMRLMETFLENTPQLILLLYIVLHRGTIYTFQYFSISISFISISWAILDYHQSLRLFLKDKQSMNILSSIIYFLWNLLLIFSRIVCITLFISVFHLWVALHFLLLWIAFFLWATWQSTDFMRNRILEHFFRATVAVILYFSWFNIADGRTIYRCIVYYCFITADSVILFMSWKIFKFPSILDEYETYLLYVLAVFFPVGILFRVLYYLYLHPNLQKKKKKKEMYDEPDGLMSDANGYRLLKREPVMLKNPRIIQLSMQLM, from the exons ATGCCGGCGTGTTGCCCGCCGAGGTACCGGCTACTGGACTTGGTGTTCGCGCTGGGAGGGACACTGACCTTTTTGCTGGACCTGGGCTCTGATGTATGGGGGGCGCTGGCGTACTACAGGGCCGGGGATGTGGCCTGGGCCGCTCTGTTAATCGGCTTCTATGGGATGGCCTCGCTTGTCCTGCAGCTCCATAGCTGGGGTTGGTTCTGGACCGACAGACGTAGCGGGAACATTTGGGAGCTGCCCCGGGACCCCCCGCACAGGGCGGGAAGTGGATCTGCCAGTACTTATACTGAGAGGGGTCCTGGGGAGCTGAACGCACGGGAAAGCGCTAGTTGTGG GTGCATCCATTCATTGGAGGTGGGAATAGCTGCATACAGAAGCAGTGAGAACAATCCAACTTATGACAGGTACCAGGAATATGCCTACTTCCTTACTCATGATATCAGCATGATGAGGCTTATGGAGACCTTTCTGGAGAACACTCCTCAATTAATTCTGCTGCTGTATATTGTCTTACACAGAGGCACAATATACACTTTCCAGT ATTTTAGCATTTCCATCTCCTTTATCTCCATAAGCTGGGCCATTCTGGACTACCACCAGTCATTAAGACTCTTCTTAAAAGATAAGCAGAGTATGAACATCCTGTCATCAATCATCTACTTCCTGTGGAACTTGCTTCTCATCTTCTCCCGGATAGTTTGCATCACTTTGTTTATATCAGTCTTTCACCTGTGGGTTGCTTTGCACTTTTTGCTCCTGTGGATTGCTTTCTTTTTGTGGGCGACCTGGCAAAGCACAGACTTTATGAGGAACAGGATCTTAGAACATTTCTTCAGGGCTACAGTAGCTGTGATATTGTACTTCTCCTGGTTCAATATTGCTGATGGGAGAACTATATATCGATGCATTGTCTACTATTGCTTTATAACCGCAGACTCTGTGATTTTGTTCATGTCTTGGAAGATTTTTAAGTTTCCGTCTATTTTAGATGAATATGAAACATATCTTCTGTATGTGCTGGCAGTTTTTTTCCCTGTAGGTATCCTGTTCAGAGTCCTGTATTATCTGTACCTCCACCCTAACttacagaagaagaagaagaagaaagagatgTATGATGAGCCAGATGGATTAATGAGTGATGCAAATGGCTACCGACTTCTGAAGAGGGAACCTGTAATGCTTAAGAATCCCAGAATTATCCAGTTATCTATGCAGCTAATGTGA